The Listeria welshimeri serovar 6b str. SLCC5334 genome has a window encoding:
- the prli42 gene encoding stressosome-associated protein Prli42, whose translation MTNKKVVRVVVILMLIAIVLSSVLTGVLMFL comes from the coding sequence ATGACTAATAAAAAAGTAGTTCGCGTTGTCGTTATCTTAATGCTAATCGCGATTGTATTATCCAGCGTTTTAACCGGGGTATTAATGTTTTTATAG
- a CDS encoding M20/M25/M40 family metallo-hydrolase, with protein sequence MKSNVKNYFTDLIQIPSVSGKEKAVLMYIKKHLTQANIAYSLDENYGLIARLPATAEKFPTIFFCSHVDTHPNASAPVFQIDHDHITSKNGTSLGADDKAAVAAMLASIDYFNEEKSVHGIIEFIFTTKEELGMMGMRLFPEEKITAAYGYCLDAPFDVGNYQLQSNTLVAVNFAIASSDSSQMSPISVARMALHATRPGRIDRENKWEVESFSGGINDENYQDAQLDILFTSAASFRKALLHIQAIREQFNETCEKYGASLTDDTRLIYEGYHIDPKHPLVNIFRKAAKKQALPTNEIFIDGGSDANVLNEKGIPTMLLSAGYKNAHTEGESIAVSQLEKLTQLIIDLSESAKNEKILLRKLK encoded by the coding sequence ATGAAATCAAATGTAAAAAATTACTTTACGGACTTAATCCAAATACCGTCTGTTTCTGGAAAAGAAAAAGCAGTATTAATGTACATTAAAAAACATTTAACGCAAGCAAATATCGCTTATAGTTTAGATGAAAATTACGGATTAATTGCTCGATTACCAGCAACTGCTGAAAAATTTCCAACCATTTTTTTCTGTAGCCATGTGGATACACACCCAAATGCTTCTGCTCCAGTTTTTCAAATTGATCATGATCACATTACTTCGAAAAATGGAACCTCATTAGGAGCAGATGATAAAGCAGCAGTAGCGGCAATGTTAGCGAGCATCGATTATTTTAATGAAGAAAAGAGTGTTCATGGTATAATTGAGTTTATTTTTACGACGAAAGAAGAACTGGGTATGATGGGAATGCGTTTATTTCCTGAAGAAAAAATTACTGCGGCATATGGATATTGTTTAGATGCTCCATTTGATGTTGGTAATTATCAATTGCAATCTAACACTTTAGTAGCGGTTAATTTTGCAATTGCTAGTTCAGATTCTTCACAAATGTCACCAATTTCTGTCGCTAGAATGGCTCTCCATGCAACCCGTCCAGGACGAATTGATCGAGAAAACAAATGGGAAGTCGAATCTTTTTCTGGTGGCATCAATGATGAAAATTACCAAGATGCGCAATTAGATATTCTTTTTACATCAGCTGCTAGTTTTAGAAAAGCATTATTGCATATTCAAGCCATAAGAGAGCAGTTTAACGAAACATGTGAAAAATATGGTGCTTCTTTAACAGATGATACTCGTCTTATTTATGAAGGTTATCATATTGATCCAAAACACCCATTAGTAAATATTTTCCGAAAAGCAGCCAAAAAACAAGCTTTGCCAACAAATGAAATTTTTATTGATGGCGGTTCAGATGCGAATGTTCTTAATGAAAAAGGAATACCTACAATGCTATTATCAGCAGGATATAAGAATGCGCATACAGAAGGAGAATCTATTGCCGTAAGTCAGTTAGAAAAGCTTACACAACTCATCATTGATTTATCCGAATCAGCTAAAAATGAAAAAATCTTATTAAGAAAGCTAAAATAA
- the gndA gene encoding NADP-dependent phosphogluconate dehydrogenase, with the protein MAKQEIGVIGMGVMGRNLALNIESRGHTVSIFNRSTEKTKAVMEENADKKLVPTYSLEEFVESLEVPRRILIMVKAGDATDMMIEAVKPFLNEGDILIDGGNAFFKDTIRRNKELSEEGFNFIGTGVSGGEEGALKGPSIMPGGQRKAYDLVAPILREIAAVADGEPCVTYIGPDGAGHYVKMVHNGIEYGDMQLIAEAYTILKEIGGLSHDELADVFEEWNNGELDSYLIEITKNILKVKDEETGKPIVDVILDKAGQKGTGKWTSQSALDLGVPLSLITESVFARYISALKEERVYASTVLHGPSSYHFDGDKKAFVESVRRALYFSKIASYAQGFAQMRAASEEYDWDLQYGEIAKIFRAGCIIRARFLQKITDAYNQDKNLKNLLLDPYFKDIAHNYQGDLRTVVAEAVKAGIPVPTFTAAISYYDSYRSEVLSANLIQAQRDYFGAHTYERVDKPGVFHTEWPQVED; encoded by the coding sequence ATGGCAAAACAAGAAATTGGCGTTATAGGAATGGGCGTTATGGGTCGTAACTTGGCTCTAAACATTGAAAGTCGTGGTCATACAGTATCTATCTTTAACCGTTCTACTGAAAAAACGAAAGCGGTTATGGAAGAAAATGCGGATAAGAAATTAGTACCAACTTATAGTTTAGAGGAATTTGTCGAATCTCTTGAAGTGCCTCGCCGTATCCTTATTATGGTAAAAGCTGGCGATGCTACCGATATGATGATTGAAGCAGTTAAACCTTTCTTAAATGAAGGCGATATTTTAATCGATGGTGGTAATGCATTCTTTAAAGATACAATTCGTCGTAATAAAGAACTAAGTGAAGAAGGATTTAACTTTATCGGTACTGGTGTATCTGGTGGGGAAGAAGGCGCTCTTAAAGGACCTTCCATCATGCCAGGTGGTCAACGCAAGGCATACGACCTTGTAGCCCCTATTTTACGTGAAATTGCTGCAGTAGCAGACGGAGAACCGTGTGTGACTTATATTGGTCCAGATGGTGCCGGACATTATGTTAAAATGGTCCACAATGGTATCGAATACGGTGATATGCAATTGATTGCAGAAGCTTACACTATTTTGAAAGAAATTGGTGGATTAAGCCATGATGAACTTGCAGACGTATTTGAAGAGTGGAATAACGGTGAACTTGATAGCTATCTAATCGAAATCACTAAAAATATCTTAAAAGTAAAAGATGAAGAAACAGGTAAACCTATTGTTGATGTTATTCTTGATAAAGCTGGACAAAAAGGTACTGGTAAATGGACAAGCCAAAGTGCACTTGACCTTGGTGTGCCACTTTCCTTAATTACAGAATCTGTATTTGCACGTTACATCTCTGCATTAAAAGAAGAACGTGTGTATGCAAGCACTGTTTTACATGGTCCATCTAGCTATCACTTTGACGGTGATAAAAAAGCATTTGTTGAATCTGTTCGTCGCGCACTTTATTTCAGCAAAATAGCATCTTATGCACAAGGTTTTGCTCAAATGAGAGCTGCTAGTGAAGAGTATGATTGGGACTTACAATACGGTGAAATTGCGAAAATTTTCCGTGCTGGTTGTATTATTCGTGCTCGTTTCTTACAAAAAATTACGGACGCTTATAACCAAGATAAAAATCTTAAAAACTTATTACTCGATCCATATTTCAAAGATATTGCACATAACTACCAAGGAGATCTTCGTACAGTTGTTGCAGAAGCTGTAAAAGCTGGAATTCCAGTACCTACATTCACTGCAGCAATCAGCTACTACGACAGCTATCGTTCTGAAGTATTATCTGCAAATCTAATTCAAGCACAACGCGATTACTTTGGTGCGCATACGTATGAGAGAGTCGACAAACCTGGCGTATTCCATACAGAATGGCCACAAGTAGAAGATTGA
- a CDS encoding response regulator transcription factor yields the protein MNRILIVEDEKNLARFIELELQHENYETAVANDGRAGLELALNEEWDAILLDLMLPHLNGVEVCRRVRQVKQTPIIMITARDSVIDRVSGLDHGADDYIVKPFAIEELLARLRSLLRRVENAEQSAKQTTLQYRNLIVEKENRIVKRDEEIIDLTKREYELLLTLMENVNIVLTREVLLNKVWGYETEVETNVVDVYVRYLRNKIDHPDEESYIQTVRGTGYVMRT from the coding sequence ATGAATAGAATATTAATCGTTGAAGATGAAAAAAACTTAGCACGCTTTATTGAATTAGAATTACAACATGAAAATTATGAAACAGCTGTTGCTAATGATGGACGCGCTGGACTCGAACTCGCTTTAAATGAAGAGTGGGATGCAATTTTACTTGATTTAATGTTGCCGCATTTAAATGGTGTAGAAGTTTGTCGTCGAGTGCGCCAAGTAAAACAAACGCCTATTATTATGATAACTGCACGAGATTCTGTTATTGACCGTGTATCAGGACTTGATCATGGGGCAGATGATTATATTGTTAAACCTTTTGCCATTGAAGAATTACTTGCGCGTCTTCGTTCGCTACTACGCCGAGTTGAAAATGCAGAGCAATCTGCTAAACAAACTACACTTCAATATCGAAATCTTATTGTGGAAAAAGAAAACCGGATTGTCAAACGCGATGAAGAAATTATTGATTTAACCAAACGAGAGTATGAACTGTTACTCACACTAATGGAAAATGTAAATATTGTTCTTACTCGAGAAGTGTTACTCAATAAAGTGTGGGGCTACGAAACCGAAGTGGAAACAAATGTAGTTGACGTTTATGTACGTTATTTACGTAATAAAATTGATCATCCTGACGAAGAGAGTTATATCCAAACTGTTCGCGGGACTGGGTATGTGATGCGTACATGA
- a CDS encoding HAMP domain-containing histidine kinase — protein sequence MTTSPFSLKSRSLKFKWTFGASAAIFLTFFLFSYAIYQGIGQMLLNEEEPEVKELLLATTSTLTNQDLSDNEEIKYLFNNDKTVNRKLQDQVINLYDKDGHFINKYYFSRNQDITSIDFSQYFVSGTDKFIMNKPTIDGQKMMTAQMPIVSDDNTTVIGYAQVVNPLTSYNRMMDRLLVTMILLGAVALLISGMLGYLLAQNFLNPLTRLARTMNDIRKNGFQKRIETKTNSRDEIGELTVVFNDMMTRIETSFEQQKQFVEDASHELRTPVQIMEGHLKLLTRWGKDDPAVLDESLNASLTELERMKKLVQEMLDLSRAEQISQTKELQITDVNAIVEQVRRNFEVMYEHFTFKLKEDDTDLRALIQHNHLEQILIIIMDNAVKYSGDGTEVDLHVYKEQKQIHIDVRDYGEGISQEEIDKIFNRFYRVDKARSREKGGNGLGLAIAKQLVEGYLGTINAVSEPDKGTTIKITLPYIDPKSK from the coding sequence ATGACAACTAGCCCATTCTCCTTAAAAAGTCGTTCTTTGAAATTCAAATGGACTTTTGGAGCTAGTGCAGCCATTTTTCTAACCTTTTTCTTATTTTCCTATGCGATTTACCAAGGGATTGGGCAAATGTTGCTAAATGAAGAAGAACCAGAAGTAAAAGAGTTGCTTCTAGCTACAACAAGTACATTGACTAATCAGGATTTAAGCGACAATGAGGAAATTAAATATTTATTTAATAATGACAAAACAGTAAATCGAAAACTGCAAGATCAAGTAATTAATCTATACGATAAAGATGGCCATTTTATTAATAAATATTATTTTTCTAGAAATCAAGATATTACGAGTATAGATTTTTCACAGTATTTTGTTAGTGGGACCGACAAGTTTATTATGAATAAGCCGACAATTGATGGTCAGAAAATGATGACAGCACAAATGCCAATAGTTTCTGACGATAATACAACAGTGATTGGTTATGCACAAGTCGTCAATCCGCTAACTTCTTATAATCGAATGATGGATCGTTTACTTGTTACCATGATTTTACTTGGAGCAGTGGCGCTGTTAATTAGTGGAATGCTTGGCTATTTGCTGGCACAAAATTTCTTAAATCCACTTACTCGTTTGGCACGAACCATGAATGATATCCGTAAAAATGGTTTCCAAAAAAGAATTGAAACGAAAACAAACTCTAGAGATGAAATTGGTGAATTAACAGTCGTTTTCAATGATATGATGACACGAATTGAAACTAGTTTTGAGCAACAAAAACAATTTGTTGAAGATGCATCGCATGAATTACGGACGCCGGTCCAAATTATGGAAGGGCATTTAAAACTTCTAACTCGTTGGGGCAAAGATGATCCGGCAGTGCTTGATGAATCACTTAATGCTTCTTTAACAGAATTAGAACGAATGAAAAAACTAGTTCAAGAAATGCTCGATTTATCAAGAGCTGAACAAATTTCGCAAACAAAAGAATTACAGATTACTGATGTCAATGCAATAGTGGAACAAGTAAGACGCAACTTTGAAGTAATGTATGAACACTTTACCTTTAAATTAAAAGAAGATGATACGGACCTTCGAGCGCTTATTCAACATAATCATTTGGAACAAATTTTAATTATTATTATGGATAATGCGGTGAAATATTCAGGCGATGGAACAGAAGTGGATTTACATGTTTATAAAGAGCAAAAACAAATTCACATTGATGTGCGTGATTACGGTGAAGGTATTTCGCAGGAAGAAATTGATAAAATCTTTAATCGTTTTTACCGAGTAGACAAAGCTAGAAGCCGTGAAAAAGGCGGAAATGGTCTTGGACTTGCCATCGCCAAACAATTAGTGGAAGGATATTTAGGAACAATAAATGCGGTTAGTGAGCCAGATAAAGGCACAACTATCAAAATTACACTTCCTTATATTGATCCAAAATCCAAATAG
- a CDS encoding membrane protein insertase YidC: protein MKKKNMILISVLLGALLLLSGCSLDPSQNTDGFFSTYLIQPFTSFIMFVASFVGDNYGVAIIITTLLIRALIMPLNLRTAKAQMGMQSKMAVAKPEIDEIQARLKRATSKEEQATIQKEMMTVYSKYNINPLQMGCLPLLIQMPILMAFYYAIRGSSEIASHTFLWFNLGESDMVLAIIAGLVYLAQYFVSMIGYSPEQKKQMKIIGLMSPIMILFVSFTAPSALALYWAVGGLFLAGQTLLTKKLYMNKHPEIKVMEQEEKEFEQIVDEQNKEK, encoded by the coding sequence TTGAAAAAGAAAAATATGATTTTAATTAGCGTTTTACTTGGTGCACTACTACTACTTTCAGGATGTAGTTTGGACCCGTCTCAAAATACAGATGGTTTTTTTAGTACTTATCTAATCCAACCATTTACTAGTTTTATTATGTTTGTTGCATCGTTTGTTGGAGATAACTACGGAGTTGCGATTATAATTACCACTTTGCTAATCCGGGCATTAATTATGCCGCTAAACTTACGAACTGCCAAAGCTCAAATGGGCATGCAATCCAAAATGGCTGTTGCCAAACCAGAAATTGATGAAATTCAGGCTCGTTTAAAACGGGCAACATCCAAAGAAGAACAAGCAACTATTCAAAAAGAAATGATGACTGTATATTCGAAGTATAATATTAATCCGCTGCAAATGGGTTGTTTACCATTACTTATCCAAATGCCAATTTTGATGGCTTTCTATTACGCCATTCGCGGATCATCCGAAATTGCTAGTCATACATTCCTATGGTTTAATCTAGGAGAATCAGATATGGTTCTGGCAATCATTGCCGGTTTGGTTTACTTAGCTCAATATTTTGTTTCCATGATTGGCTATTCCCCTGAACAAAAGAAACAAATGAAAATTATTGGGTTAATGTCACCTATTATGATTTTATTCGTATCATTTACAGCTCCATCTGCGCTTGCGCTATACTGGGCAGTTGGTGGACTTTTCTTAGCTGGTCAAACATTACTAACGAAAAAACTTTATATGAATAAACATCCAGAAATTAAAGTAATGGAGCAAGAAGAAAAAGAATTTGAGCAAATTGTCGATGAACAAAATAAAGAAAAATAA